In one window of Cupriavidus necator N-1 DNA:
- a CDS encoding MmyB family transcriptional regulator, translating into MPLSADPPVAQSASPSSRESVLGAFLRAHRERLAPADVGLAPGRRRRTPGLRREEVAQLAGLSATWVTWLEQGRPVSLSARALASLAAALRLSRAERAYLFELAGRRDPQQAPDETVPPVVLASVHAIGGPAYLLDRQWTALAWNDAAADLFIGWLDAAGAERNLLRAMFLSPGLMALVEDWPHRAARLVAEFRAHSIRHADEVPTRALIEGLMAESAAFRDAWLSQDVEDREGGRRGFRHPMLGALQFEQLTLVPAAAPGLMLVMLLPG; encoded by the coding sequence ATGCCTTTATCTGCCGATCCCCCTGTTGCCCAGTCTGCATCGCCATCGTCGCGTGAATCCGTGCTGGGCGCTTTCCTGCGCGCGCACCGCGAACGGCTGGCGCCGGCCGATGTCGGGCTCGCACCGGGCCGGCGCCGCCGCACCCCCGGCCTGCGCCGCGAGGAAGTTGCGCAACTGGCGGGCTTAAGCGCGACCTGGGTGACGTGGCTGGAGCAGGGGCGGCCGGTATCGCTGTCGGCACGTGCGCTCGCCAGCCTGGCTGCCGCGCTGCGGCTGTCGCGCGCAGAGCGCGCCTACCTGTTCGAACTGGCGGGCCGCCGCGACCCGCAGCAGGCCCCGGACGAAACCGTGCCGCCGGTGGTGCTGGCCAGCGTGCATGCCATCGGCGGGCCGGCCTACCTGCTCGACCGGCAATGGACCGCGCTGGCCTGGAACGATGCCGCCGCGGACCTGTTTATCGGCTGGCTCGATGCCGCCGGCGCCGAGCGCAACCTGCTGCGCGCGATGTTCCTGTCGCCGGGGCTGATGGCGCTGGTGGAAGACTGGCCGCACCGCGCGGCACGGCTGGTGGCGGAATTCCGTGCGCACAGCATCCGCCATGCGGACGAGGTGCCGACGCGTGCGTTGATCGAGGGGCTGATGGCAGAGAGCGCGGCCTTCCGCGATGCCTGGCTGTCGCAGGACGTGGAAGACCGCGAGGGCGGCCGCCGCGGCTTTCGCCACCCGATGCTGGGCGCGCTGCAGTTCGAGCAGCTGACGCTGGTGCCGGCGGCGGCGCCGGGTTTGATGCTGGTGATGCTGCTGCCCGGCTGA
- a CDS encoding 3-hydroxyacyl-CoA dehydrogenase: MQIQGNVFIVTGGASGLGAGTARMLSEAGAKVVIADLNEATGQALATELGGQFIRCDVTSEADGQAVVAAAQALGRLSGIVNCAGIATANKTVGKNGPHPLDAFDKTIRINLVGTFNMIRLAAAAMVQNTPDSEGERGVIINTASVAAFDGQIGQAAYAASKGGVVAMTLAIARDLSRDGVRCMTIAPGIFETPMLLGMPQEVQDALGKMVPFPPRLGRPAEYAKLARSIIENTMLNGEVIRLDGAIRMQPK; this comes from the coding sequence ATGCAAATCCAAGGCAACGTATTCATCGTCACCGGCGGCGCCTCAGGCCTGGGTGCAGGCACCGCCCGCATGCTGTCCGAAGCCGGCGCCAAGGTCGTGATCGCCGACCTGAACGAGGCCACCGGCCAGGCCCTGGCAACAGAACTGGGCGGCCAGTTTATCCGCTGCGACGTCACCTCCGAAGCCGACGGCCAGGCGGTGGTGGCCGCCGCCCAGGCACTGGGCCGGCTCTCGGGTATCGTCAACTGCGCCGGCATCGCCACCGCCAACAAGACCGTCGGCAAGAACGGCCCCCATCCGCTCGACGCCTTCGACAAGACCATCCGCATCAACCTGGTCGGCACCTTCAACATGATCCGCCTGGCCGCCGCGGCCATGGTGCAAAACACCCCCGACAGCGAAGGCGAGCGCGGCGTGATCATCAATACTGCGTCGGTGGCGGCCTTTGACGGCCAGATCGGGCAGGCCGCCTATGCCGCGTCCAAGGGCGGCGTGGTGGCAATGACGCTGGCGATCGCGCGCGACCTGTCGCGCGACGGCGTGCGCTGCATGACCATCGCCCCGGGCATCTTCGAAACGCCGATGCTGCTGGGCATGCCGCAGGAGGTGCAGGACGCGCTCGGCAAGATGGTGCCGTTCCCGCCGCGCCTTGGCCGCCCGGCGGAGTACGCCAAGCTGGCGCGCTCGATTATCGAGAACACCATGCTCAACGGCGAAGTGATCCGCCTGGACGGCGCGATCCGGATGCAGCCCAAGTAA
- a CDS encoding AEC family transporter, giving the protein MSSALLLVPDFSLILIGWLLVRYTPFDRAFWGGVERLVYFVLFPALLLQSTNTAVLDFSSTSAMLGLALLVMATGMAGGYAVKWVLRPDALSFASGLQTAFRFNSYIGLALASRLGGSEGLALMAVIVGCTVPLCNVAAVWALARHGQTALWKELARNPLILATAGGLLTNLMGLHAPEVLGMTLNRLGSASTALGLMTVGAGLQMSGATGTAGPVAWWTGVKLLAMPCVAWLVGRHLPLTALQYQIVVLYASLPTASSAYILAVRMGGNGPMVAATISLMTVAAIVTTPLWLALVS; this is encoded by the coding sequence ATGTCTTCTGCTCTCCTGCTGGTCCCGGACTTCAGCCTGATCCTCATCGGCTGGCTGCTGGTGCGCTATACCCCGTTCGACCGTGCCTTCTGGGGCGGCGTGGAGCGCCTGGTCTACTTCGTGCTGTTCCCGGCGCTGCTGCTGCAGTCGACCAATACCGCGGTGCTGGATTTCTCCTCGACCTCGGCCATGCTGGGGCTGGCGCTGCTGGTGATGGCCACCGGCATGGCCGGCGGCTACGCCGTTAAATGGGTGTTGCGCCCGGACGCGCTGAGCTTTGCCTCGGGCCTGCAGACCGCGTTCCGCTTCAATTCCTATATCGGGCTGGCGCTGGCATCGCGCCTGGGCGGCTCCGAGGGGCTGGCGCTGATGGCGGTGATCGTCGGCTGCACGGTGCCGCTGTGCAACGTGGCGGCGGTGTGGGCGCTGGCGCGGCACGGCCAGACCGCGCTGTGGAAGGAGCTGGCGCGCAACCCGCTGATCCTGGCCACCGCCGGCGGCCTGCTCACCAACCTGATGGGGCTGCATGCGCCCGAGGTGCTGGGCATGACACTGAACCGACTGGGCTCGGCCTCGACCGCGCTGGGGCTGATGACGGTGGGCGCCGGGCTGCAGATGAGCGGCGCCACCGGCACTGCGGGGCCGGTGGCCTGGTGGACCGGGGTCAAGCTGCTGGCGATGCCGTGCGTGGCCTGGCTGGTGGGGCGTCACCTGCCGCTGACCGCGCTGCAGTACCAGATCGTGGTGCTGTATGCCTCGCTGCCCACGGCCTCCAGCGCCTATATCCTGGCGGTGCGCATGGGCGGTAACGGGCCGATGGTGGCAGCGACGATTTCGCTGATGACGGTGGCGGCGATCGTGACCACGCCGCTGTGGCTGGCGCTGGTCAGCTAG
- the queG gene encoding tRNA epoxyqueuosine(34) reductase QueG — protein MIDRVAPGQADAPPTPVSGTPGHLAAGPGELAALAASIRTWGAELGFASVRIADVDLSHAEPGLMAWLAQGYHGDMDYMANHGLRRARPAELVPGTVRAIVARMPYIPAAGAQAGATDWRRHELARLDDPATAVVSLYARGRDYHKVLRSRLQQLASRIEAEIGKFGYRVFTDSAPVMEVALASQGGLGWRGKHTLLLDRDGGSMFFLGEILVDIPLPADAPESGHCGNCHRCLDICPTRAILAPYRLDARRCISYLTIEHKGPIPVEFRAPMGNRVYGCDDCQLACPWNKFAHVAMVPDFDVRNGLDAPDMVALFQWTEAEFNQRLEGSPIRRIGHERWLRNLAVGLGNSLRAARSGTRAEDAALAARIRAALLERRESATPLVREHIDWALAQDGPPPGAS, from the coding sequence ATGATCGACCGAGTCGCCCCAGGGCAGGCAGATGCGCCACCTACCCCCGTTTCCGGCACCCCCGGCCACCTGGCCGCGGGACCCGGGGAACTTGCGGCACTGGCCGCGTCGATCCGCACATGGGGCGCGGAACTGGGCTTTGCCTCCGTGCGCATCGCCGATGTCGACCTCAGTCATGCCGAGCCGGGGCTGATGGCGTGGCTGGCGCAGGGCTACCACGGCGACATGGATTATATGGCGAACCACGGCCTGCGGCGCGCCCGGCCGGCCGAACTGGTGCCCGGCACCGTGCGCGCGATCGTGGCGCGGATGCCTTACATTCCGGCCGCCGGCGCCCAGGCCGGCGCCACAGACTGGCGCCGCCACGAGCTGGCGCGGCTGGACGATCCGGCCACCGCGGTGGTGTCGCTGTATGCGCGCGGACGCGATTATCACAAGGTGCTGCGCAGCCGCCTGCAGCAACTGGCCAGCCGGATCGAAGCCGAAATCGGAAAATTCGGCTACCGCGTCTTTACCGATTCCGCACCCGTCATGGAAGTGGCGCTGGCCAGCCAGGGCGGGCTCGGCTGGCGCGGCAAGCATACGCTGCTGCTGGACCGCGACGGCGGCTCGATGTTCTTCCTGGGCGAGATCCTGGTCGACATCCCGCTGCCGGCCGACGCGCCCGAGTCCGGCCACTGCGGCAACTGCCACCGCTGCCTGGACATCTGCCCCACGCGTGCCATCCTGGCGCCGTACCGGCTGGATGCGCGCCGCTGCATCTCCTACCTGACCATCGAGCACAAGGGCCCGATCCCGGTGGAGTTCCGCGCGCCCATGGGCAACCGCGTCTATGGCTGCGACGACTGCCAGCTCGCCTGCCCGTGGAACAAGTTCGCGCATGTGGCCATGGTGCCGGACTTCGACGTGCGCAACGGGTTGGACGCGCCAGACATGGTGGCGCTGTTCCAGTGGACCGAAGCGGAATTCAACCAGCGGCTCGAAGGCAGCCCGATCCGCCGCATCGGCCATGAGCGCTGGCTGCGCAACCTGGCGGTGGGGCTGGGCAACAGCCTGCGCGCGGCGCGGTCGGGCACGCGCGCCGAAGATGCTGCCCTGGCCGCGCGCATCCGCGCAGCGCTGCTGGAGCGGCGCGAGAGCGCCACGCCGCTGGTGCGCGAGCATATCGACTGGGCCCTTGCCCAGGACGGCCCGCCGCCAGGCGCTAGCTGA
- the tsaE gene encoding tRNA (adenosine(37)-N6)-threonylcarbamoyltransferase complex ATPase subunit type 1 TsaE — MPLLEERTLTLPDEAATARLGAALAATVQAMPPHTVHVQLSGDLGAGKTTLTRAILRALGHAGKVRSPTYTLCEPYEVARADGSPLTVYHFDLYRFADPEEWIDAGFRDCFAEPAFNLVEWPEKAGRLLGEPDLHMLLQSDMAGADDAGERRIATMRAYTHTGLTLLNAC, encoded by the coding sequence ATGCCCTTGCTCGAAGAACGCACCCTGACGCTGCCCGACGAAGCCGCCACCGCGCGCCTGGGCGCCGCGCTGGCCGCCACCGTGCAGGCCATGCCGCCGCACACGGTGCATGTGCAGCTGTCCGGCGACCTGGGCGCCGGCAAGACCACGCTGACGCGCGCGATCCTGCGCGCACTCGGCCATGCGGGCAAGGTCCGCAGCCCCACCTACACGCTGTGCGAGCCCTACGAGGTGGCCCGCGCCGACGGCTCGCCGCTGACCGTCTACCACTTCGACCTGTACCGCTTTGCCGACCCCGAAGAGTGGATCGACGCGGGTTTTCGCGACTGCTTCGCCGAACCGGCTTTCAACCTGGTCGAGTGGCCGGAGAAGGCCGGCCGCCTGCTCGGGGAACCGGATCTCCATATGTTGCTCCAATCGGACATGGCCGGGGCGGATGACGCCGGCGAGCGGCGGATCGCGACGATGCGCGCCTATACTCACACTGGACTTACCCTGCTGAACGCATGCTGA
- a CDS encoding N-acetylmuramoyl-L-alanine amidase: MLIKRLATDRPDGPDGLLQARRKWMAQALKLGAGTAVLTLVGPQIAFGAGIVAVRVWPAEDYTRVTIESDAPLAAVHQMIRDPDRLVVDIDGLDLSPTLRELVAKITPNDPYIQTVRVGQNRPRVVRMVFDLKENVAPQVFTLAPIGTYRNRLVFDLYPVNPPDPLWKLVRDTEEKQRRFATSDPAPGNDGIAGAPAGAEEDAIGALVRRFDEKGEVPPTTAPLPPPVASARPRPSAPPVPSPNAPVVPPVARDNPTAERPFKMRRLLTVAIDPGHGGEDPGAIGAAGSREKDVVLQIAHRLRAKIDAQPNMRAMMTRDADFFVPLNVRVQKARRVQADLFVSIHADAFLSPEARGASVFALSERGASSTAARWLANKENAADLIGGANMGNKDAQVARVLLDLSTTAQINDSLQVGKAVLGEIGGINKLHKGSVEQAGFAVLKAPDIPSILIETAFISNPEEERKLNDNAHQEQLANAILKGIRSYFARNPPLSKNPSV; encoded by the coding sequence ATGCTGATCAAGCGACTTGCCACTGACCGCCCCGATGGACCCGACGGCCTGCTGCAGGCGCGCCGCAAATGGATGGCGCAGGCACTGAAGCTGGGCGCGGGCACGGCCGTGCTGACCCTGGTCGGCCCGCAGATCGCGTTTGGCGCCGGCATCGTCGCGGTGCGCGTGTGGCCGGCCGAGGACTACACCCGCGTCACCATCGAATCCGATGCCCCGCTGGCCGCCGTGCACCAGATGATCCGCGACCCCGACCGGCTGGTGGTGGACATCGACGGCCTGGACCTGTCGCCCACGCTGCGCGAGCTGGTGGCCAAGATCACCCCGAACGACCCCTATATCCAGACCGTGCGCGTCGGCCAGAACCGCCCGCGCGTGGTCCGCATGGTGTTCGACCTGAAGGAAAACGTGGCGCCGCAGGTGTTCACGCTGGCGCCGATCGGCACCTACCGCAACCGGCTGGTGTTTGACCTGTACCCGGTCAATCCGCCCGATCCGCTGTGGAAGCTGGTGCGCGACACCGAGGAAAAGCAGCGCCGCTTCGCCACCTCGGATCCGGCGCCGGGCAACGATGGCATCGCCGGCGCGCCGGCTGGTGCCGAGGAAGACGCGATCGGCGCGCTGGTGCGCCGCTTTGACGAGAAGGGCGAGGTGCCGCCCACCACCGCGCCGCTGCCGCCGCCGGTGGCCTCGGCCCGGCCCAGGCCGTCCGCACCGCCGGTGCCGAGCCCCAATGCCCCGGTGGTGCCGCCGGTCGCACGCGACAATCCCACCGCCGAACGGCCCTTCAAGATGCGCCGCCTGCTGACCGTGGCGATCGATCCCGGCCACGGCGGCGAAGACCCCGGCGCGATCGGCGCCGCCGGCTCGCGCGAGAAGGACGTGGTGCTGCAGATCGCGCACCGCCTGCGCGCCAAGATCGATGCGCAGCCCAATATGCGCGCGATGATGACGCGCGACGCCGACTTCTTCGTGCCGCTGAACGTGCGCGTGCAGAAGGCGCGCCGGGTGCAGGCCGACCTGTTTGTATCGATCCACGCCGATGCCTTCCTCTCGCCCGAGGCGCGCGGTGCGTCAGTGTTCGCGCTGTCCGAGCGCGGTGCGTCCAGTACCGCGGCACGCTGGCTGGCCAACAAGGAAAACGCAGCCGACCTGATCGGCGGCGCCAATATGGGCAACAAGGATGCGCAGGTCGCGCGCGTGCTGCTGGACCTGTCCACCACCGCGCAGATCAACGACAGCCTGCAGGTCGGCAAGGCCGTGCTGGGCGAGATCGGTGGCATCAACAAGCTGCACAAGGGCAGCGTGGAGCAGGCCGGGTTTGCGGTGCTGAAGGCCCCGGATATTCCGTCGATCCTGATCGAGACGGCCTTCATCAGCAATCCGGAAGAAGAGCGCAAGCTCAACGACAACGCACACCAGGAGCAGCTGGCCAATGCGATCCTGAAGGGGATCCGGTCCTACTTCGCGCGCAATCCACCGCTGTCGAAAAATCCGTCCGTGTGA
- a CDS encoding class I SAM-dependent methyltransferase produces MQQQELVAAQFGATASAYLTSTVHASGADLQQLKDELAALIPAANRPRSRVLDLGCGAGHASFAAAAVAGEVTAYDLSADMLAVVEAAARERGLANIRTRQGAAEQLPFDDASFCAVVSRMSAHHWRDVPAALAEIRRVLRPGGKVVLIDIAGAPDPLRDTWLQSVELLRDPSHVRDYTPAGWRAMFEAAGFGADGIAISDIWRIGIEFDSWVRRMRTAPVAVEAIRHLWQMAPVEVREHYRVQADGSFELEAVMVTAR; encoded by the coding sequence ATGCAACAGCAGGAACTCGTCGCCGCCCAGTTCGGCGCCACCGCCAGCGCCTACCTCACCAGCACCGTCCACGCCAGCGGCGCGGACCTGCAGCAACTGAAAGACGAACTGGCCGCGCTGATCCCCGCGGCCAACCGCCCGCGCAGCCGCGTGCTGGACCTGGGCTGCGGCGCCGGCCATGCCAGCTTTGCCGCGGCAGCGGTTGCGGGCGAAGTGACGGCTTACGACCTGTCGGCGGACATGCTGGCCGTGGTCGAGGCCGCAGCGCGCGAGCGCGGGCTGGCCAATATCCGCACGCGCCAGGGCGCGGCCGAGCAGCTGCCGTTCGACGATGCAAGCTTCTGCGCGGTGGTCTCGCGCATGAGTGCGCACCACTGGCGCGACGTGCCGGCGGCGCTGGCGGAGATCCGCCGGGTGCTCAGGCCCGGCGGCAAAGTGGTGCTGATCGATATTGCCGGTGCGCCGGACCCGCTGCGCGATACCTGGCTGCAATCGGTGGAACTGCTGCGCGATCCCTCGCATGTGCGCGATTACACGCCGGCGGGCTGGCGGGCGATGTTCGAGGCGGCGGGCTTTGGCGCCGATGGCATCGCCATATCGGACATCTGGCGCATCGGCATCGAGTTCGACAGCTGGGTCAGGCGCATGCGCACGGCACCGGTGGCCGTGGAGGCCATCCGCCACCTGTGGCAGATGGCGCCCGTGGAAGTTCGCGAGCACTATCGCGTGCAGGCCGACGGCAGCTTTGAACTGGAAGCGGTGATGGTCACCGCGCGTTGA
- the kdsB gene encoding 3-deoxy-manno-octulosonate cytidylyltransferase — protein sequence MTVPAFTVVIPARLASTRLPDKPLADIGGRPMIVRVAERAHASSARRTVVATDAPAVAQACAAHGIEAVLTRADHPSGTDRLSEVAAQLGLADDAIVVNVQGDEPLIEPSLIDEVALHLAHHADCAIATAAHPLQDIAEVFNPNVVKVVCDAAGRALYFSRAPIPWARDAWSGVPAVPAALAQVPLPGMPVLRHIGLYAYRAGFLRRFPTLAVAPLEQTEALEQLRAMWHGERIAVLQTSAAPAPGVDTPADLERVRALWAQSMAQEGP from the coding sequence ATGACCGTCCCCGCGTTCACCGTCGTCATTCCCGCGCGGCTCGCCTCGACGCGCCTGCCTGACAAGCCCCTGGCCGATATCGGCGGGCGCCCGATGATCGTGCGCGTGGCCGAACGCGCGCATGCGTCGTCGGCGCGGCGCACCGTGGTCGCCACCGATGCGCCCGCGGTGGCGCAGGCCTGCGCCGCGCACGGCATCGAAGCCGTGCTGACCCGCGCCGACCACCCTTCCGGCACCGACCGCCTGTCCGAAGTGGCCGCCCAACTGGGCCTGGCCGACGACGCCATCGTGGTCAATGTGCAGGGCGACGAGCCGCTGATCGAACCGTCGCTGATCGACGAGGTGGCACTGCATCTGGCGCACCACGCCGACTGTGCCATCGCCACCGCGGCGCATCCGCTGCAGGACATCGCCGAAGTCTTCAACCCCAATGTGGTCAAGGTGGTGTGCGACGCCGCCGGCCGCGCACTGTATTTCTCGCGCGCGCCGATCCCGTGGGCGCGCGATGCCTGGTCGGGCGTGCCGGCCGTGCCCGCGGCGCTGGCCCAGGTGCCGCTGCCCGGCATGCCGGTGCTGCGCCATATCGGGCTGTACGCCTATCGGGCGGGCTTTTTGCGCCGCTTCCCGACGCTGGCGGTGGCGCCGCTGGAGCAGACCGAGGCGCTGGAGCAACTGCGCGCCATGTGGCATGGCGAGCGCATTGCGGTGCTGCAGACCAGCGCCGCGCCGGCCCCCGGCGTCGACACCCCGGCCGACCTGGAACGGGTGCGCGCACTGTGGGCGCAGTCGATGGCCCAGGAAGGGCCCTGA
- the adk gene encoding adenylate kinase: MRLILLGAPGAGKGTQAKFICEKFGIPQISTGDMLRAAVKAGTPLGVEAKKVMDAGGLVSDDIIIGLVKDRLKEDDCKNGYLFDGFPRTIPQAEAMKEAGVAIDYVLEIDVPFDAIIERMSGRRVHVASGRTYHVKYNPPKTEGVDDETGEALIQRDDDKEETVKKRLDVYSQQTRPLVDYYSDWAVKGDASAKVAPPKYRKILGVGNVDDITARVFEALK, translated from the coding sequence ATGCGTTTGATCCTGTTGGGCGCGCCTGGCGCCGGCAAAGGCACGCAAGCCAAGTTCATCTGCGAGAAGTTCGGCATTCCGCAAATCTCCACGGGCGACATGCTGCGCGCCGCAGTGAAGGCCGGCACCCCCTTGGGGGTGGAAGCCAAGAAGGTCATGGACGCGGGCGGACTGGTGTCGGACGACATCATCATCGGCCTAGTGAAGGACCGTCTGAAGGAAGACGACTGCAAGAACGGCTACCTGTTCGACGGCTTCCCGCGCACCATTCCGCAGGCCGAGGCGATGAAGGAAGCGGGCGTGGCAATCGACTACGTGCTGGAAATCGACGTGCCGTTCGACGCCATCATCGAGCGTATGAGCGGCCGCCGCGTGCACGTGGCCTCGGGCCGCACCTACCACGTCAAGTACAACCCGCCCAAGACCGAGGGCGTGGACGACGAGACCGGCGAGGCGCTGATCCAGCGTGACGATGACAAGGAAGAGACGGTCAAGAAGCGTCTTGATGTCTATTCGCAGCAGACGCGTCCGCTGGTGGATTACTACTCGGACTGGGCTGTCAAGGGGGATGCTTCCGCCAAGGTGGCGCCGCCGAAGTACCGCAAGATCCTGGGCGTGGGCAATGTCGATGACATTACTGCGCGGGTGTTTGAGGCGCTGAAGTAA
- a CDS encoding LysR family transcriptional regulator, with protein sequence MNYTLRQLRVFLAVANTGGFSRAADVVGLTQPAVSRGVAELEEALGVRLLDRTTREVVLTEAGHALAPALERLLGQLDDTLEETRQLGERYRGRVVIAGAPTISARLMPLYVAACAAQYPEIRLIVRDNVQADGLEQVRAGAVDFGVLIDPLVRDGLVVEPVATDPFCFVCRRDHPLAQSASVPWSALHGMQLVLLDFASGSRPLIDRVFGRHGVVPLVVQELGHSASVFGMVEAGIGASVLPSFSLPLPAASPLVWRPLVPREERSIVMVRREDRSLSPAAAAVWDLVRRLTVRAEAPAMSAAA encoded by the coding sequence ATGAATTACACACTGCGCCAGTTGCGCGTCTTCCTGGCCGTGGCCAATACCGGCGGCTTCAGCCGGGCCGCCGATGTGGTCGGCCTGACCCAGCCTGCGGTCAGCCGCGGCGTGGCTGAGCTGGAAGAGGCACTTGGCGTGCGCCTGCTCGACCGCACCACGCGCGAGGTGGTGCTGACCGAGGCCGGCCACGCGCTAGCGCCGGCGTTGGAGCGGCTGCTCGGGCAGCTCGACGACACCCTGGAAGAGACGCGCCAGCTCGGCGAACGCTATCGCGGACGTGTAGTGATAGCCGGTGCGCCGACGATCTCGGCCCGACTGATGCCGCTGTACGTGGCCGCCTGCGCCGCCCAATACCCTGAGATCCGCCTGATCGTGCGTGACAACGTGCAGGCCGACGGCCTGGAGCAGGTGCGCGCCGGCGCCGTGGACTTTGGCGTGCTGATCGATCCGCTGGTGCGCGACGGGCTGGTGGTAGAGCCGGTGGCGACCGACCCGTTCTGCTTTGTCTGCCGGCGCGACCATCCGCTGGCGCAGTCGGCCTCGGTGCCGTGGTCGGCACTGCATGGGATGCAGCTGGTGCTGCTGGACTTTGCCTCCGGCAGCCGGCCGCTGATCGACCGCGTGTTCGGCCGGCATGGCGTGGTGCCCCTGGTGGTGCAGGAACTGGGCCACTCGGCCAGCGTGTTCGGCATGGTCGAGGCCGGCATCGGCGCCTCGGTGCTGCCGTCGTTCTCGCTGCCGCTGCCGGCGGCGTCGCCGCTGGTGTGGCGGCCGCTGGTGCCGCGCGAGGAGCGCAGCATCGTCATGGTCCGGCGCGAGGACCGTTCACTGTCGCCGGCCGCGGCGGCGGTATGGGACCTGGTGCGCCGCCTGACCGTGCGCGCCGAGGCGCCCGCGATGAGCGCCGCGGCCTGA
- a CDS encoding Trm112 family protein, with translation MDNRLLEILVCPLCKGKLEYDRAAQELICHADKLAYPIRDGIPVMLADEARQSVPGRVVNPDAPAAGN, from the coding sequence ATGGACAACCGGCTGCTTGAAATCCTGGTCTGCCCGCTGTGCAAGGGCAAGCTGGAATACGACCGCGCCGCGCAGGAGCTGATCTGCCACGCCGACAAGCTGGCGTACCCGATCCGCGACGGCATCCCCGTGATGCTGGCCGACGAGGCCCGCCAGTCGGTGCCGGGCCGCGTGGTCAACCCGGACGCCCCTGCCGCCGGCAACTGA
- a CDS encoding bile acid:sodium symporter family protein: MSRIVRKLKKLYDLIDGFVLVMLTAIAIALVAPEIGAGNGPLHLGVVTSLGVALVFFLHGAALSRDKLVSGAKHWRLHVFVQTFTYVVFPLVGALLMLSLRNTLPPDLLLGVFFLCALPSTVSSSVAMTSMARGNVSGAIFNATISGLIGMLVTPLLMGLVISASGASMPLGKALTGVALQLLLPFALGQLLRPLIGNWLTKKKNITNKIDRGVIVLIVYSSFCDATAKGLWHQYQWQTIGAVMLIAAVLLFVVLGFTTLTARRLGFSVEDEITAVFCGSKKSLANGIPMAKILFAGHPALGLLVLPLMVYHQLQLIVCSVIASRYADRDALLEDQAAARA; the protein is encoded by the coding sequence ATGTCTCGTATTGTCCGCAAGCTCAAGAAACTCTATGACCTGATCGACGGCTTCGTTCTCGTCATGTTGACGGCCATCGCCATTGCGCTGGTCGCCCCTGAAATCGGCGCCGGCAACGGCCCGCTGCACCTGGGCGTGGTGACCAGCCTGGGCGTGGCGCTGGTGTTCTTCCTGCACGGCGCGGCGCTCTCGCGCGACAAGCTGGTGTCGGGCGCCAAGCACTGGCGCCTGCATGTCTTCGTGCAGACCTTCACCTACGTGGTGTTCCCGCTGGTGGGCGCGCTGCTGATGCTGTCGCTGCGCAATACGCTGCCGCCGGACCTGCTGCTGGGCGTGTTCTTCCTGTGCGCGCTGCCGTCGACGGTATCGTCGTCGGTGGCCATGACCTCGATGGCGCGCGGCAATGTGTCCGGCGCGATCTTCAACGCCACCATCTCGGGCCTGATCGGCATGCTGGTCACGCCGCTGCTGATGGGGCTGGTGATCAGCGCCAGCGGCGCCTCGATGCCGCTGGGCAAGGCGCTCACCGGCGTGGCGCTGCAACTGCTGCTGCCGTTCGCGCTGGGCCAGTTGCTGCGCCCGCTGATCGGCAACTGGCTGACAAAGAAGAAGAACATCACCAACAAGATCGACCGTGGCGTGATCGTGCTGATCGTCTATTCCTCATTCTGCGACGCCACCGCAAAGGGCCTGTGGCACCAGTACCAGTGGCAGACCATCGGCGCAGTGATGCTGATCGCCGCGGTGCTGCTGTTCGTGGTGCTGGGCTTTACCACGCTGACCGCGCGCCGCCTTGGCTTCTCTGTCGAGGACGAGATCACGGCAGTGTTCTGCGGCTCCAAGAAGAGCCTGGCCAACGGCATCCCGATGGCCAAGATCCTGTTTGCCGGCCATCCGGCGCTGGGCCTACTGGTGCTGCCACTGATGGTCTATCACCAGCTGCAGCTGATCGTGTGCTCGGTGATTGCATCGCGCTATGCCGACCGCGATGCCTTGCTGGAAGACCAGGCCGCCGCGCGCGCCTGA